Within the Candidatus Neomarinimicrobiota bacterium genome, the region AGCTCCAGAAACCGGCGTCTGCTGATGTTATCCATGACCTATACCTCTTTATAAATGGTTGCGATCTGGAAAAAATAGGCCTCCAGCCTTGATGCCCGCAGCAGCCACTTCCAGGAAACGGCACCAGCCAGTAACAGCCCTGAAAGTCCGCAGCAAAAGTAGACCAGCTCGTTGGCAACCGATGGTATCGAGAGCCTGGCGTAATAAGGAATCAGTACACCGAGCAAGAAACCCACCAGCGGTATGCCATATTGCACCAATGCCAGTCTCGTTAACATACCGGGCGGTTCGGTCAGTCCGACCCTTTGGCCCACGCTGGCCAGAAGCCCATTTCGGGCACGCAGAACTGCCCGTCTTCTGATGCCGAAGCCGCAGATCCTCCGGGCACCGCAGCCCACACACGCCTCAAGACTGCCAACCTCAACCAAGGCCGTGTCCCCCTGCACCGATTTGACTACCCCGCTACCGATGATGG harbors:
- a CDS encoding SoxR reducing system RseC family protein codes for the protein MSPAIIGSGVVKSVQGDTALVEVGSLEACVGCGARRICGFGIRRRAVLRARNGLLASVGQRVGLTEPPGMLTRLALVQYGIPLVGFLLGVLIPYYARLSIPSVANELVYFCCGLSGLLLAGAVSWKWLLRASRLEAYFFQIATIYKEV